The genomic stretch cacacagaaacacacaaatacatacacccacccatGATAATGCAAAATAGTATACAAccacccaaccccccccccccccccccccccccccacacacacacacacacaaacacacacccacacacaccaacgGAGCTGTCGGTataataacatggcagggcactgaggaatcaagagagTGAATGACTGAttgtgaatgaaatgatttgTGAAAAAAAGGGTCATGTAATGTTTACATTAGAGATCACGTTTGATGCTTTTACTCTGAAGGAGCTATCCCGGAAGTGTCATGGACAAGGGTGGACAACAACGTCGCTAACCGACGGCGAGATGGCAAAAGTCGAACGAACTGCGTTTGGTGTTAATCGTAGAACAATGacgctgtttttgttttttatttgtctctcgTGCCTCCCGTTTTCTTCCTCGGCCAACAGAAACGACAAACCCATCATTGGTAAGTTTATTAACGCGATATTCACTCCAACAGCTAAGCTAGCTTACATTTAGTAGATAGTAAAGACTAAAGTCAACTAACAGCTAGTTAACTACCTGTAAAAGTTAAAActgcgtgtgtttgtctcaTAAAAGGTGTTTTGGCTCAAGAACCTTCTTCCCCGAAACCAAATCAAACATCTCTCATCGCTGCGTCTTACGTTAAATTCCTGGAGTCTGCGGGAGCGAGGGTTGTCCCTGTCATGTGAGTCTGTCTATAAAGCTAGTTCACCTGCAGCACCTGAGAACAGGTGTTACACACTTtatacatcagtgtgtttgaagtgaCACTTTTATTCTTGTTTCCACAGGATTAACCAGACACCGGAGCAGTATAAGACGCTGTTCAACTCCATTAACGGGTGAGTGAGTTACAGTACCGTTAACCAGTCAGAGCCTCCGTGCTGCGTTTGAGGACATGTTCGAACATTAGCAAAACATttgctgacaggctgctgtctgtctcagaaAAGTTAACACTGAACTTTTCCAAAGATTTGCTATTGTCTTCAGGACTTTAACCCTCACCACATTGCGTAATTCAGCTCCATTTATCAGCCTTAATAAAGCTTAATAACAGGGGCATATAAATGTCACAGGTTGGATAATAGATCAAAAGGAAAGCTGAAGGTCAGATATGAAAATAATATATCAGCATTAGGCTGATATATTATTAATTATGGGGTGTATGAATTATGTAATGTGCAAAGTCGTAAAGCAAAACTCTTGAGTTCAAACACGTCCGAAGGCTGCAGGCACATCACACGGTCAcgtttcctgttattttgtccaccccctTTGAAGAGactttcattcagtgtttctttgcGAATCGTGACTCCGTCTTTGTTAACAGGATCCTTTTCCCGGGCGGAAGCGCCAGCATTTACTCATCTGGCTATCAAAGGGCTGCAAAAATCTTCTATGAGCTGGCTTTAGAGGTAAAGGTGTGAAACAGCAGTAAGGAGGTTTGGGTGTGTCGATGCTGAATGACGCTGCATGCTGGATGTGATGTTTCAGGCCAACAGCAGAGGCGACTACTTTCCTGTGTGGGGCACCTGTCTGGGATTTGAGCAGCTGGCCTATTTGACCAGTGGGAAGTCCATCCTGTCACGTACCAATACGAGCGGTGTGTCGCTGCCGCTGCACTTCACCGAGGGTTCGTCTTTGTCTTAATACACCTACGACTGATCCATGAGAGGGAAGCCTCAATGTTAAATCAGCAGCATGAATACTGtcggctgcagctctgacagtcCAGGAACAAGACTGATGAGTCAGGAAATGTCTGCTGTTAATTAACATGACCACAACTAGTTATGTCTGATTATAACCACAAGCTACACCTGATTTCTACATTATCCATCGAAACTCCTTGAAGAGTTATCTAAACATAATGATTAGATGGACAGATGTGCTGTAATGTGAAGATAGTGGTGGAgcaacacaacatgaacatgttttctttactgAACACTGCATTATCTCCATTTTAGTGCTGCAGTTTTGCTCATTTATCAACATTTTAGGAGACTTTTATTTGATCAGGTTCCATGTTCAggatgcagctgcagagttATACTTTACAGGATAACCATCTTATGAAAATGTGCATCTTTGTTGTGAAATAATGATCATAATGTCACGACTCATCCCCAGAGGCCAAAGACAGCAGGCTGTTTAAAGGCTTCCCAGCTGAGCTCATGGAGGATCTGGCTTCTCAGTCGCTGACAGAAAACTCTCACAAGTGGAGTTTGGCGGTGTCGGTGCGTCATTCTGTGGTGATGTTATGATGAGAAAAGGCCTCGGTCACCAACATGACCCACAGgttatatgatatatatatatatagttaacCTCCACTCTGCTTCCTGGTGCTTCCTTTCAGACTTACAACGCAAATGAGAATCTGAGGAGCTTCTACAAAGTTCTCTCCACTAATACGGATGGAAACATAGAGTTCGTGTCAACGATGGAAGGTACGCTAGTTACAATGAGGCAGCGCCTCATCAGCCAAAAGGTTTAAAAAGCGTTTGTAACGACGTTCTCCTCCCTCGCCTCTCTGCAGCGTACGATTACCCCATTTATGGGACGCAGTGGCACCCGGAGAAGAATGCATTCGAGTGGACGAGGCCGTACATTCCACACTCGCCTTCAGCCGTCAAGACCACCTTCTACATGGCCGATTTCATCGTCAGTGAAGGTGCGAACACTCGTCGTGTTCGGCTCTCCGGCTGCACGACGGAGTCTTTGTGTaatccttgttttgttttctgtctttacagCCAGGAAGAACTCGCACAAATTTGAGTCCGAGGCGGCCGAGAACAAAGCGCTGATCTACAACTACAGTCCTGTTTACACCGGACCCAACAGCGTCTTCGAGCAGATATATTACTTCTAATTTATCTTCCTTCTCGGAAGCCGATTGGCTGTCTCAATCACGCGACTTGCGAACGTTTGTGGATAATTTGCCGTGTTTGATTTCGCTTTGCGCTCCGTCTGTTGAATAAACCGAGCAGTCAGGTAGAAGTAGGACAGATTTATAGATGCAACAATGAAGCTCGATGCAGGGCAGGatgtaaaaaatgttgaatCGTGTTTTGGGGCCGCTGTGGCTGAGTAATTCAGTTTTATTACAGGAAATGAACACTTGGTCTATGTGCACAATTACCAACATAAAGCTGCTGCATTTCAATGAGGAAATATACATTTAAAACGAAGCATTCAACGAGCACAGAGCCAGAATATTCCTCTCAGGGTTTATTGGAGACTAAAACAGTGAATGCTGACTTCATTCAGCGGGTCACCAAAAACATGACTCCAggtgaatgttgctgtgagtctGCAAGGAAATAAGCCACCGTTTGATAACAAGTAACAGCTTTATATCATACAGCGATAACATGTCTGCTCGTCCGCTTCCCCCGAGTGGCCAAAAATAAAGAACACAGCTTTAAAACTCacaagagcaacaaaacagatgagccaaaaacactgaaggctgataaaatatctatttttttaattctaacATTTACCTTCATGCCACAGTCTGACATCAATCCCCTTCTATGCTTTGGATAACAAAGTGAAGCGTCTGGAAAAAGTCAGACGCTGCAAAGTCCACGTTGGTCTCAGTTCAAGGACAGCAACAGGAGAACACATCAAGCTGACGAGACTGGGATCTCAATCACGATACTACTGGAAATGTCATTGTCAAACACAAATCACCattcaaataaaagaaatggaaaattaaacTTGTGCCTCCAGAGTTTTTCATCTGTGTCTGCGCCTCTTCATCGGCTAACGCAGTTTCTCACCCTTATATACAAATACAGCTCTTCTCTGGGTCGAATGTTAATCCTCATGGTTTCTTGCCTTCAGCCTTGATCCATGTATTCACTGATTTACATGTTTCAATAACAACCGCTGCAGTTTTAGCTCTGGCTACAAATGTTCTTTACCTACCAGTCTTAAAAATCTTGTTAGCAATGACGCATGCAGGCTCTGTACACTGTAGCTTTAATGTCATTGGCTTCCAGAAAATGGTTCGTTTTTAgctgtgaaaattaaaaatcccTTCAGGTTCTCAGTCAAGTATTAGCTGAAAGTAGCTCTCGTCATTGATTCTAGTAACGATCTATTTCAGGCTGTAGCTTTAAAACAATAGCTgccattttgggaaacatgcttattcgctttcttgctgagcGTCAGATGAAAAGATCGATTCCGCTATCTGTTAGATGTGAAGCGAAATCCATgaggttagcatagcttagcataaagactggaagcagggggaaaacagctagcctagctccaggaagtcactgctccctgccaagaaatagtccaggTCATAACCCCCAGAAAACTGCGGTTTGGAGTTTTCATGAGGTACAGTTACAGTATAATGTGCTACTGGTGAGCTAGGCTAACTTTTCCCTccgcttccagtctttacgctaagctaagctaagcaaagCAGCTGCTCCATAATTAACAGGCCAAGGTGATCTTggaatcttctcatctgacgCGACAGCAGGAATAAGCTCATTCGCCAAAACGTAAAACTGTTCTTATAAAATTGGCCTTGTTGTAGTTCGTACGTGTAATCCCACAGCAGGGTGTGTTCTGACAAAGTAAGGCACAGTGACTAAAACAAGTTGATGCTTCTGTGTTGGATAAAACTGGCTCAAAcgaacattaaaaaaaaaaaaaaaatggcgctttttttcttctttttttttaaaatgagaattcTGCCGAAATAAGCTACAAGATGAAGCCAACATCATGACGCTGAAAGAAAATCGATCCGAAACGGCCGAGTGAATGCTCGTGTGTTATTTTACATACTAGACACAACCACAGTCCAACA from Chaetodon auriga isolate fChaAug3 chromosome 21, fChaAug3.hap1, whole genome shotgun sequence encodes the following:
- the LOC143314470 gene encoding gamma-glutamyl hydrolase-like, with product MAKVERTAFGVNRRTMTLFLFFICLSCLPFSSSANRNDKPIIGVLAQEPSSPKPNQTSLIAASYVKFLESAGARVVPVMINQTPEQYKTLFNSINGILFPGGSASIYSSGYQRAAKIFYELALEANSRGDYFPVWGTCLGFEQLAYLTSGKSILSRTNTSGVSLPLHFTEEAKDSRLFKGFPAELMEDLASQSLTENSHKWSLAVSTYNANENLRSFYKVLSTNTDGNIEFVSTMEAYDYPIYGTQWHPEKNAFEWTRPYIPHSPSAVKTTFYMADFIVSEARKNSHKFESEAAENKALIYNYSPVYTGPNSVFEQIYYF